One genomic segment of Acanthochromis polyacanthus isolate Apoly-LR-REF ecotype Palm Island chromosome 9, KAUST_Apoly_ChrSc, whole genome shotgun sequence includes these proteins:
- the samd7 gene encoding sterile alpha motif domain-containing protein 7, with translation MTPREQLRKMTALGEQGSLDEKHWYRLVNGISAGELRQRQELIMRNQMAMTPQIMAQGQQRLQGVPTQFEPRFMERELVPPTEMVASEERQVHMGPHLGPPLPPHASVIPGRAFPGPAGYGFLLSEPMETVARRQELIHKQNIARMEMNAILHQKELENAHQKGLMGIDNPMSYPSNPMVFRGRQRMPDGHDVFVHRPSLDELHSNSILMSASPYPPISTLHRERGRRPGRRPAAHKSTESQVSNLKGQNEDKGVEQSPGATSGEEKEMEPKGEMGEECAASKAHHQAKIDSELATGSRKNYKEGEPGLRKACVNNQEGCSDVANSSANEKDISSQCSAFQEKFMYPPTSGALTGMPYMFPVPGNGFLPPGPPNLFLNGNEVPEDLRKWTVNDVYNFVSSIPTCSEYAQTFKDHMIDGETLPLLSEEHLLDTLGLKLGPALKIRSQVSRRLGSMLYMMNLPLPTSTLQTTPEKPGDRTSEIGSPVNCNSEEMIASPRDPDVLKSAQHLHEPENNSPPSASSETA, from the exons ATGACCCCAAGAGAGCAGTTAAGAAAGATGACAGCGCTGGGAGAGCAGGGGAGTCTGGATGAGAAGCACTGGTATCGATTGGTCAACGGCATATCAGCTGGAG AGTTGCGGCAGAGACAGGAGCTGATAATGAGGAACCAGATGGCCATGACTCCACAGATCATGGCTCAAGGGCAGCAAAGGTTACAGGGGGTTCCAACACAGTTCGAACCTCGCTTCATGGAGAG GGAGTTGGTTCCTCCTACTGAGATGGTAGCTTCTGAAGAAAGACAGGTGCACATGGGACCTCATCTTGGTCCACCTCTCCCCCCCCATGCCAGTGTCATCCCTGGGAGGGCTTTCCCTGGACCAG CTGGCTATGGCTTCTTGCTCTCAGAGCCCATGGAAACAGTTGCCCGGCGACAAGAGCTCATTCACAAGCAAAATATAGCCAG AATGGAAATGAATGCTATTCTGCACCAGAAGGAGCTAGAGAATGCTCACCAGAAAGGACTAATGGGAATTGATAATCCTATGTCATACCCCTCCAACCCCATGGTGTTCAGAGGTCGTCAGCGTATGCCAGACGGCCACGATGTCTTCGTCCACCGTCCCTCACTGGACGAGCTGCATTCCAACAGTATACTCATGTCAGCTAGTCCTTACCCTCCAATTAGCACACTGCACAGAGAGCGGGGACGCAGGCCTGGAAGGAGGCCAGCCGCTCACAAGAGTACAGAGAGTCAGGTGTCCAACCTGAAGGGACAAAATGAAGATAAAGGTGTAGAGCAGAGCCCAGGGGCCACATCAGGGGAGGAGAAAGAGATGGAGCCAAAAGGTGAAATGGGAGAAGAATGTGCTGCCAGCAAGGCGCATCATCAAGCCAAAATAGATTCTGAACTTGCCACAGGAAGCAGGAAGAACTACAAAGAGGGTGAGCCAGGACTGCGCAAAGCCTGTGTGAACAATCAGGAGGGGTGTTCAGATGTGGCCAACAGCAGTGCAAATGAAAAAGACATATCCAGCCAATGTTCAGCTTTCCAGGAGAAGTTCATGTATCCACCTACCAGTGGCGCTCTCACAGGGATGCCTTACATGTTCCCTGTCCCTGGAAATGGTTTTCTCCCACCAG GTCCACCAAATCTCTTTCTTAATGGCAATGAGGTGCCTGAAGACTTAAGGAAGTGGACAGTGAATGATGTTTACAACTTTGTCAGCAGTATACCTACTTGTTCAGAGTATGCTCAG ACATTCAAAGACCACATGATCGATGGAGAGACTCTGCCTCTTCTTTCTGAGGAGCATCTTCTGGACACTCTGGGGCTCAAGCTGGGGCCGGCTCTTAAGATACGCTCGCAg GTGTCCAGACGCCTGGGCAGCATGTTGTACATGATGAACCTGCCACTCCCCACCAGCACCCTGCAGACCACTCCTGAGAAGCCTGGGGATCGAACCTCAGAGATTGGCTCCCCCGTGAACTGCAACAGTGAGGAGATGATAGCGAGTCCAAGAGACCCTGATGTCCTTAAATCAGCTCAGCACCTCCACGAGCCAGAAAACAATTCACCTCCATCTGCCAGCAGTGAGACAGCCTGA